A window of Cervus elaphus chromosome 23, mCerEla1.1, whole genome shotgun sequence genomic DNA:
CTCACTGTCCCCACCCCCCATAGCTCCTGGACATGAAGATCTTTGTGGACACAGACTCTGACATACGCCTTGTGCGGCGATTGCGCCGTGACATCAGCGAGCGGGGCCGGGACATCGAGGGCGTCATCAAGCAGTACAATAAGTTTGTGAAGCCCGCCTTCGACCAGTATATCCAACCCACCATGCGTGTGGCGGACATCGTGGTGCCCCGGGGTCAGCCTGCAGGCCCATCTGGCAGGGAGGCGGGgacggtggggggagggggcacagcCAGACCTTAtcctccctcctgctccccttAAGTGTGGGGGCAGGACCTCACCCTCCTCCTTCACACCCAGGGAGCGGGAACACAGTGGCCATCGACCTGATTGTGCAGCACGTGCATAGCCAGCTGGAGGAGGTAAGCCACAGCTGGCCCCGCTCCCACACCTCGCAGCCCCACCAGCCGGCCCCTGCTGCCACCGCCCAGGGCCACCTGCCCAAACAGCCCCATATTTACTGGCCAGGGGCAGCTGGGCTCCCTGAGGGAGCATGGGGCTTGCAGAGACGGGTACAGCCTATCCCTTCCAGCCCTTCTGGGTGACTGGGGTTTTGGCACTGAGTCCCTTGTCCCAAGAATCCTAGGTCACACACCACAGGCTGTCCATGGAGGCCACCCACCCCTGAGGTTGGCTTCACAGTGGGGTGCTTGAGGCCTGCGGAACAGAGCCCCAAGGGTCCTGGCTCTGACATCCCACCCAGAGGTACCCATGTCAGTCCACAGGAAGCTGACCCTCTCCCATGACAGGCAGCCCTTAGGACCCTCCCCTCTGGGGCTGTGGTGTGTCTGCTCTTGGGTGGGGGTGGCCTGGCTGGCTGAGGCATGCAGTGGCGACAGGCCATGCCGTCCTGTGACTTTGAGGTGAGCAGTGCTGCCATCTCTGACACCCATTCCCTTGTGTCTCCTTGTCACTGCTGCAGCGTGAGCTCAGTGTCAGGTAAGAGTTCCCACACCTGTCTGCGCAGATGGAGGCATTTCCAACATCCACAGGGAGCTTGGAGTCTGGGCTGTCCCCTCCCACCATGCCCACCCTCTGGTGGCCCTGCCCCAGGCACAGAAGGGGTGGTGTGGTGGCCCCCACACTGCTTCTACCTGCCCTTGCCAGGTAAttcaggcccagagaggtcaaagGACCTGCCGGACGTCACATAGTACCCTGACCTCTCTGGAGGCTTTTATCTGACTTGGGGCTGGTTGTATCGGGTCCGACTCCAGGGCACAGCTGTCCTGAGCTAGCACTCCTGGGCCCCAGGGTAGTGCCACCAGCCCATTCTGCAGCCAAGGGCCTGGGCCTGCCCCTTCTCTGCTTAAGCCAAGAAGCCAGTTTACTCCCCTAAGAGGTGGTGAGGCACCGCCCCCTagcccctcccccccgccccccgccgtgGGATGCTGGCCCACCCTGGCACTGGAGGCCAGGCGCAGAGAGCCAGGTGGAGCCCTCAGGAGTTCTGGGCCCTTCCCGCCCACAAGGCGGAGGGTGGTGCCTTGTCCctacgcagcagcagcagcggcagagcCGGGAAGCACCAGACCGAGCCCCGAGCTCCAGCTGCGTTGGAAATGCCTCCAGGCCGGTAGCCGGCCTCCAGCTTCCTGCCCACGCATCAGTCTCCGCTTGCCTCTCACCCAGCTCAGGGCTCCGGCGGAAGCCTTGGTTCAGAGACATAAAAGTTTCCAGAAAGCGTGGCTGTCTTGGGTGGAAGGGACCTGCAGGACCGTCTGCTGTGGACTTGCGGGTGCTCGCAGGCCCAGGGGCGCGAGCTGCGGGGTCTTCCCTGCCACCGccccgcctcccccctcccccagcctcctgctcTTCCCCAGGCCAGCTGGTGGCTGCGGGGACCACGGTGCTGCCGCTAAGtggtcttttctctttcttcttttcctctttgtaaacCCTGGGGTTTCCTGCCCTGTTCCCTCCCTGACCTACTCTTCGCCTCTTCACCTGGCGGGCAGAGGAAGCTGCGCTGGGATCTGTGAGGACAGAGTGCTCTGGCCGTGGTGCTGCCCGCGAGCTGTGTGCCGGCgcccgcaggccccgccccgccccgcaggccccgcccctcTCCGCTCCAGGCCGGGGCAGCAGGAGCTGCGAAGCCAGCTCTGCCCCTCTCCCGAGGGGGCCGCGCATCACCTTGGGGAAACTTAGGCGGGGCTTGGCCTCAAAGCTCGGCTGTTTCCCCTGGAAGAGGGGGTCCTGAGGTTGGGGACCAGGTGCCCAGCTTGGAGGCAGAGATTCGTCTGCCAGGACCTGAACCGGGAGGGCACCTGGAGCGGGGAGGGAGGCTCGCCCGCATCCCCTGCTTCCTGCCTAACTGTCAGCTGCTCTGCCTTCCACCGTGTCCTTTAACCCTTTGCCTGGCTGTTATGGGGGAGGGCATCCGGGAATGGGGGCCTTCCTCCAGATCAACTACTGGGAGGATAGCCCCCACCCGGCACACTGCGGTGCGCACCACCACCCCACCAGTCTGCAGCGGGAGGGTAGGGCTCTGGGGGAAATGCCCTCCTTGAGTTCCCAATCGGTTTGTGTCCTCAGGGCGGCTCTGGCCTCGGCGCACCAGTGCCACCCCCTGCCCAGAACGCTTAGTGTCCTCAAGAGCACGCCGCAGGTGCGGGGCATGCACACCATCATCAGGTGAGCTCTCCCCCCCTCCTCAGGGCACAGCGGGCGGGCGAGCCGCCCTTCCCTAACCCTGCGAATGACCGCCACCTGCAGAGACCGGGAAACCAGCCGGGACGAGTTCATCTTCTACTCTAAGAGGCTGATGCGGCTGCTCATCGAGCACGCACTCTCCTTCTTGCCTTTCCAGGTCTGaggacaggggtgggggaggctgggtagcaggaaagaggagaagaggcTCCTCACGCTCACGTCCCCATTCCGCCCTGCACAGGACTGCGTGGTGCAGACCCCACAGGGTCAGGACTACGCGGGCAAGTGCTATGCGGGGAAGCAGGTACCAGGGGCCTAGCCTGCAGCGGGAGATGGGTGGAAATTGGGGTGGCCGGGAGGCAGGGTCTGACCAGCTCAACCTCATCCCCCAGATCACAGGCGTGTCCATCCTGCGGGCCGGCGAGACCATGGAGCCTGCACTGCGGGCCGTATGCAAGGACGTGCGCATTGGCACCATCCTCATCCAGACCAACCAGCTCACTGGGGAGCCCGAGGTGAGGGACCCCTGGGAGtgagggggggagggggtggaaccGCGGGGAGGGTGGGGTACAGGTGGAGCctgagaagggggtgggggtggagtccCCGAGAGCCCTGGTGCAGCCTTCAGGGACCCCCTGACCCTGGGGCCTCCTGCAGCTCCACTACCTGCGGCTCCCCAAGGACATCAGTGACGACCACGTGATCCTGATGGACTGCACGGTGTCCACGGGCGCGGCAGCCATGATGGCTGTGCGGGTGCTGCTGgtgagtggggggcagggggtgggggagcaggggcGGGTCCAGGGCCGCAGCTCAGCCCCTCACCCCGCAGGACCACGATGTGCCCGAGGACAAGATCTTCCTGCTATCGCTGCTTATGGCGGAGATGGGTGTCCACTCGGTGGCCTACGCCTTCCCGCGCGTCAGAATCATCACCACAGCAGTAGACAAGCGTGTCAACGACCTCTTCCGTATCATCCCTGGCATCGGTGAGGCTGCCTGGCTGCCTCAGTGGCGCTCCGGGGCGGGGGGGCAGGTGGGCCTGAGACCCCACCACAAGGACCTGCTTTTTCCCTTAGGGAACTTTGGTGACCGCTACTTTGGGACCGACGCCGTACCTGATGGGAGCGACGATGAAGAAGGGGGCTCCACTGGATAGCCACCACCCGCCCCAACTCCCCACGCCTCCCTGTCTCCCCTGAGGCTCAGAATAGAGatgtttacttattttaattaaaaaaagtgtTACCCATGTAACTTgtctaaacattttataaaataaagcttTAGGAAAAGGAAGCCGCAGTCAATGAGCAGGGCCCAGGACTGTTGTCCCACCTGGACCTGGCTTGGGAAGCGGGCCCCAGGGCTGCCCCAGTCCTCAAGTTGTGAGGCCCCCATGGAGCAGACGGACCAAGGAAGCCTGCCCTCCACTAGGTTCTGGTCAGGGCCCtgcctcctcccgcccccagcccctgcaggACAAGGGGTCCTGGTCCTGCACTTGACTTTCCTCGTGTCCAGGCTCAGCCACATTTAGAACAGAGCAGAGCTGGACCTGCAGCTCCTGGCCCTGCTAGACAGGCCCTTGGTGGCCACCTGGCCTGGACCTAGGGCTCTGGGTCTTAAAGGTGTCAGCAGCCTCCACAGCCACTCCCCCCCTACCCCGGCATATTTGTACCAGGGCAGGGGGAGCTCTTGTGGGGGAGGAGACTGGTGTGCGGGTGGCTGTAGGAAGGAGTGAGGAGCTAGTGCTGGCCACAGGGGCCCCACTTGCAGGGGAGACGCTGGTGCGTCAGCGAGCTGGCCACACTGCTCAGGGCCAGAAACCACGTCCGGCCCTGCCTTCACTGTTCTTGGGCTAGGGCACCCGCCAGGGAGCAGGCCTGCCTGGCTCACAAACCTGAGGCGGATTCCcagttgcagcaggtgggctgTCAGAAGCCCCCACACAGACGTCCCCTCCACCTCACAGCCTGGTCTCACTCTTTTCCTGCCCTCCTGGTCTCTCTTGGTTCCCCGCCCCCCTCACAAAGGCGATGTCATGGAAAAGCTAGTTGTGGGGCGGGGACAGGAAGTCTCTGGGTGGGGGCCAAGCGAAGGGCAGCAGATAAAGGCGGGAGCTTGGTCCAGAGGTGGCCAGGCACAGGGTCAGAGGAGCGACACAGCCCTGAGGTCGGCAGGAGGGAACCTCTCCCCCACAACCTGGTGAGTGGACAGCCCCCCGCTCCAGCCCCGTCTCCAGGGCcagatttgttcattcattcatcctgtGCTCTTGTGCCTGGAGCCTGCAGCAGGCCTGGCCCTGCTCAAGTGCTGACAGGCAAGGAGGCAAAGATGCCCTTCTATCTGGCAAGCTCTTCCCAGATAAGAATGAGGCAGTTGATGAGCTGGGCAGAACTAGGTCATCCCAGGAGGGGCCCCCGAGTCCAGCTAGAGGCTAACCAGCTCCCAGAGAAGATATTAAAGCCAAACCTGCTCATGAGTGTGCAAAGAGCACATGGCCCCAGACACACATGTGTAAGATGCAGCTCAGGGCCCCCACCTGACTCGGCCACCAGCCTGTGGGTGAGACAGCTTCCTCCCACTTCTCCAGAGTCAGTGTGTCCTAGGACCAAGCCCTATCCCCTCAGACTGAGGGTCCCTCACCAGAGACATCTCCCGGAGACAAGGTTACAGCTTAGGGGGGTTCTTGGGCCACATCCTGCCAGGACCCCGAGGAGTGACAGAAGTGGTCACCTTCCAAACAGCCCTGATGAAGGGTCTTTGGGGTGCCGCTGGGAGAAAGGGGCAATTCCTTCAGAGATGCCCTTCTGTCTGGCAAGCTCTTCCCAGATGAGAAATGAGGCAAACAGTTGATGAGCTGGGCAGGAACTAGGTCATCCCAGGAGGGGCCCCCGAGTCCAGCTAGAGGCTAACCAGCTTCCAGGGAAGATATTAAAGCCAAACCTGCTCATGCGTGTGCAAAGAACACATGGCCCCAGACACACATGTGTGAGATGTAGCTCAGGGCCCCCACCCCACTCAGCCACCAGCTTGTGCGTGGGACAGCTTCCTCCCACTTCTCCAGAGTCAGTATGTCCTAGGACCAAGCCCCACCCCCTCAGACTGAGGGTCCCTCACCAGAGACATCTCCCGGAGACAAGGTCACAACTTAGGGGGGTTCTTGGGCCACATCCTTCCAGGACCCCAAGGGGTGGCAGAAGTGGTTACCTTCCAAACAGCCCTGATAAAGGGTCTTTGGGGTGCCGCTGGGAGAAAGGGGAAATTCCTCCAGTCTCAGGGAGCCTCCCAGTCCCAGAAACAGCACCAGAGTTCAAGGTACAGGACTGGAACCACTGGGGGCTTCCAGCATGGGGAGAAGCTGGGTGGTGCTGCTGGGGCCAGAGAAGCCCACCCCCAGGCAAACCTCTCCGGCTGTGTGCCAGCTGGGACTGATGAGTGGCCCCTTGTGTAGCTCTCTGGGCACTTGGGCTGCTGTGGGCCCAGCATaggccagggggtgggggatgaaCCTGGGGAGTAGCTGAGGGTGGGCCTGCAGCCTGGAGAGACCCTCAGAGCCTGGGCCAGGACAGACCCCGAGCCCCTCCCTCACTTGTCCAGAGGCTCCTGGGACACAGGGTGAGGAACCCCAAAGAGTACTGTGCCCACGGAAGCCCCGTCAGCCGCCTGGGCAGTGCCTTCAGGACTGTCCAACCTGAGAATGGTGAGCATCTAGGGACAATCTCAGGTTCGTCAGCCCGCGAGGTGCCGTCCCCTCCCCAGCAGCAGCAAGGGGCACATGGACTCCAGCAGAAGGGTGGGTACTGTCTGGGGAAGGACTCCACCCATCAGAGTGTCTCAGTTCTCAGCTGGGACACCAGGAGTCAAGAAGAAACCGCCAGATGCCAGTGTCCCGGCTTTGGCTCGATGCAGACCTAAGTGCCCCAGGGTGAGTCCCAGGAAGTGTCCTTTGTGCATGTTTCGGGGCTAAGCCCCTGCACGAGGCAGCCAGAGACGTTGCAGGGCAGGCTGCTCCGTGCTGGGAGACTTCCAGACCCTCCAAGGTCAAGCTGAgagctggggcgggggcaggaagggagggggcCGTGGATTCACTTCTGAAAGAACCGGGCAGGGGGCAGCAGGTGGGTTTTAGCTGTGCTTAGAAGGGTGAGAAAAGGGCAACTAGCAACGGTGTTCGCGGGGTTCCCAGGTGTGTGACCCCGAGGAGGGCCCGAGTTGGGAACCCTGGCGAGCAGAGTGAGGATACATCCGCTGGGGCGGCGGACAGGTGGGTGGGCCTAGTTCCCGGGCGAGGCTGGCTTCCAACTGCAGGCCGAGAACCGCCCCGGCGTCACGTGTCGGGGTGGGCCTGGCGCTGGCTTGGACCCTCCCCAACCGCCACCACGCCCCCTAGTCCCAGCGCGAGCCGAGTATCCAGGAACCGGCCTGCTGGGGACTGCGCTCCCGGACGGAAAGAGAGCGGACAGGACTGGAAGGAGCCGCGGTCCAGGGCGCCGCGGGTGCTGCCTCGGGGCCCCCCGAAGTTCTGGGGAGCCTGAGCAGGGGGCCTCCCTGAGACCGTGGAAGCCCAGTCCTCAGGACTTGGAGAGGATGGGTGACCGGTCGCGCCAGGGACAGGGGTTACCGCATAGCGATGGAGTCTTCCCGCCGGGATGGGCCGCGAGGGGTCCTCGGGGCCCCGAGCCCGACCGACACGGGAGACGCTACTCCAACAGGGCAGGTGACTGCGGGCGCGTCCGGCGCCCACGTGGCCCGCGCTCCCCTCCGGGTCGCGTCTTACCGAGTTGTTGCCGGGTTTCCCTTGAACCAGGAGAACTCCCGGAACCGCTGGCCCGCCGCGGGGCCTTCGTCTGCGGCTGCCGCTTGGGTTCCTGGAATAAAGCGCTTCACGCGGTGACGTCGAAGGCAACGTAGGCGAGGGAGGGGGCGGGCTGCCTGGGAGCCAGCGCAGGGGAGCCCACGCTATACGGCCCCGCGGTCAACCTACCTGGACGCAGATCACCTGCGCCAGGTCTGACCGGAGCGGGTGGGGAGACGTGAGCCGCCGCCACCGCCCACATCCCCGTGGCAGACCCGCCCCTCCTCGTGGCCACGCCCCACACGCCAGACGCCTGCTGGGCGGGGCTGCCTCTCGGTACTTCCCGGGGGTGTGAGAGATAGGACAGGGAAGGGAGGCTGGAGGTGTACCTAAGACCGTACCCACACGCTGCGACCGCGACTTCTGCTAAGAGCCCAGGGTCCTAGGACTGGGCACAGAAGAGCAAAGGGCACCGGAGGACTTCATCCACGCCCGGGGCCCTCAGTCCTCCTAAACAAGGGCCAGGAGGGGCGGAGGTCCCGTTGCCCACCACTCTGAATGCCCATCATTAAACACTGGTTTCGTGTTGTCACGTCCTGTTTCTGTCAGTATCTCAGgtagaaaatactgaaaatgagGAAAAACGTCTGAGGATGCTAAGGCTCTCAGGGAGATAGGAAGGGCCCTTCCTCTCTGTGGATGTGCAGGGCATTTGGGGCCACCAATCACGGGGAAGTTTCCAGACCCTGCCCAGTGGTAGTCCCTGGCCAGGGCAGCGCAGCTCTGCTTTATCAGCCAGGAACTAAAATCACCTGTGTCCTCAAGTGACACGACTACCAACCACTTGAGGTTGATTCATATGATATATGCtgtatagaaattaaaataaccaCAACTAGATGTAGCcacatggatttaaaaaaaaaaaaaaaaacacctacatTGAATGAACACTCACAGTGATTTAGTGCTGTACAATTTATGTAAATCTTTGAAATCAGTGGTACATTTTATAGATGCTGATACTGGTTGTTCAGtaagtagctaagtcgtgtctgattctttgccaccacatgaactgcagcaccttctctgtccatcactatccccgagtttgctcaaactcatatgtttattgagtcagtgacgccatccaaccatctcatcctcatcacttccttctcctcttgccctgtgtttccctagtatcagggtctttcccagtgagtcatatctttgtatcaggtggccaaagtgttggaacttcagctacCCTGACACTAGTAGGCAGGGTTTAAAACCATAAATCGAAGTGGGCTTAAGTGCCTAGTGGCCACCTCTGGACCCCCGGGAGAGAAGTACAAAGGGGTCTTTATTatgttttccctttaatttttggctgttctggatctcccttgctttgcacaggctctctctagttgtggtgggtgggggctgctctttattgaggtgcatgggcttctcattgcagtggcttctcgtgtggagcacaggctccaggcacacaggtttcagtagttgcagcactcaggcacAGTAGTTTCGTAGTGCAGGCTCcacggtgtgcgggcttcagttgTGGCACCCAGTCTTAGTAGCTgaatggcatgtgaaatcttcctggaccatggactgaacccgtgtcctctactttggcatgtggattcttatccactgtgccaccaaggaaatcctttttgacagaatttttaaaaattccactggcccaccagggaagtccctgtcatatctttttgtggaaaatgtaaattaaattacTTCATGTTTGTTATGTCCAAATAGTGCTTCAAGGTGTTATATtatctttatgttttaatttttttcaaatcactTCTGCCTTGCTCTTCGCTAAGACCAAAGACACAGAAGGAAGACCAGCACCCCCACCTGAGAAGCACAGCCAAGAAGGGCCAATACCCCCTGGGATGTGGAAGGTGGCACCTGCAGCCCCAAGACTGGTGTTTCTGGAGGCAGCTGCCCCCTACCGTGCTGTAGGGCTAGGGAGTCAGACCCAGGAGCCATGTGGGTTAGGGTGGCCTCTCCCACCTAATGCCAGGGTCCCCAGGGCCTGAGCCATCCTGATGTGAGAAGGCACACATGGTGGACCTGAATACCCAGACAAGCACACCACAGGGCAGAGATGGAGCCTCCTGCAAGAGCCCAAGACTGGATGCTTATCTTGGAGTGAGGAGACAGGCACAAAGGCAGCTGCCTGTACTGTGTCCAGGGGTGCCTGGTGGGGCACACGGTGTCACCTGCCCCTCTCTCCCTGCCGTCAACCTCAGGAGGGTCAAGGAGGTCAGCTGCCCCCCGAGTGTAAGACTCCCCCCAAAATAGGATTATGCAGGGATCATTAAATAAGACACACACCTGGTCTGCagtgaaaacatttattttttacaagTAATCTTTATTATAGGTCAACATTCAGACATAGAGACCATCACCATGGGAAACCTCCGTgaccccccagcccagccccaggtgTGTGCACGGGCTCAGGACAGAGGTCGGACCCCAGCAGCAGGACAAACCAGCACACGGACGACTGTGGTCCATGCACCTGCATTTAGCTTCTAACCACAATGTATACAGGTTTCAGTGTAAACTGCTTCCCTTGCCCACCCGAAACACCATCCCATCTCCAAGGAGACAAAATCGACCAGAAGTTGCTGCGCACAGGACCCAGGCCCAGCCTCTTCCCCCAGGTGATGTAGGAGAGTAAATGTGCAAgctggagcccatctatctcctacctcaCAGGGACCCTCTGGGTGGATCTGGGGTCAGGACAGAGACCGCTTGGAATGCGGCTTTGTCATTGGTTGTATCTGATGCCTACAAAATGGGTTTTAATGTTTCAAAGGAGGGAGGGGTTACACTCACCTCGGGGGTCAGGTGAGTCCCCAGGGATGGGAAGGCagccctgtcccccaccccaagaGACTGACACCTGGCCTGCCACCCACACCTATCCCAGGACACAGCAGGGTCGGGGTTTCCTTCTGTGCACAGCGGGCCAGCTTGCCCAGACCCCTGCTCCTGCCCACTGATCGTTTAAGAAACCAGAGGCAGTTTTGGAGCCAACGTTTATTGTACTGTCGCTTCGCCCTGGACGGCAGCAGTCACGCTGCTgggtgatatatacatatacacatatgtacacacactgcCCACACCTACAGCAGAGACGACGCCAACCGTGCTTGAAAGGACAGTTAAAATGTAGCTTTTGCCAATTCCACAGGAGAAGGAGTCACAACCAAAAGAGCAGAACAGGAGTCCTGTGTCACATGGGTTCACAGCTCAGAATACTGGGAAAGGAATGAGATCAGTCACTTTTCACACCCCTTCACCACACCCCGCAAGTAAGCTGTGTCCCTGGCAGGGCTTGCTAAGAGCCAGGGAAGGGTAGAcagggcccccaggctctgggcacCCACCCACTCACTGAAGGTCTCACACCAGGTGCCAGGGAGGCTGCCCATCTCCCCTGGAACAGGTCCTCCGCCCCACCCGGAGCAGGAGCGCCATGTCCATGTTCCCTAGTGGGTTCCTCGTGGTGCTGGCTGCTCGACTGATCAGAGAAGCAGGAAGGCTCACAAACGAGCGGTAACGTCTGAAGCAGTTTGAAAACAGAATAACATCCAAGGAAGACAAGAGACCACGTCACCAAGCGGAAACAGAAATCTACAGGCCACCAGCCTCTGACCACCCCTCAGCCACTCCCATGCCCCTGCAGGACACCTCAGGGCACCCCACACTAGCCACAGCACTTCTGCTTTACCACCACAGCAGGCAGAGGGTCGTCCCCTCTGAACACACGAACAGGGGATGCTCCAGACACAACACCCTGCTCACCAGGGAAACACGGGCCACAGGAAACAGGGAAACACAGCCAGGGGCCTAGGTCTCCAGTCAGGGGGAGCGTCTGAAGGTGCCGAGAAGACTTTTTCTGCTTCCAGATCAACAAAGTGGACACAGGAGGGTCTGAGTCAGGGTCAGGTGAGGGGGCATGGTCTAGAGCCAGCAGGTGCTGGCTCCTTGGGGACTTGGGCCTCATGCAATCGTTATCATCACCAGGAGAACTGTTGTCATTGTCATCATGATTTATTAGGTTTTTGCAATTctgtgggagactgggttcaacAAACTTGCAGACCTGCCCCTTTTCCACGGCACCCTggtctccaggggatcatcatgTTTCTAGCAGATGAGCAGTAAGATTCGGAACTGAGACACACCTGACAAGGGGCTCACCCTGACGTGTGTGGGGTGGGTCTTGGAACTTTCCACCCACAAAGCAACAATACAGCCACTGTAGAAGGGGTGGCTGCCTACCTGCTGGAGTCCAAGCTTTGAACTTGTTTTTTGGCCATTCTGGAGAAAAACAACTCATTTCCTAGGCTATTTCCAGAAACAGGATGGCTGACTAGGGCCTGCTCTCAAGCTGAATTCTTTCTGTCTGCCTGGGGCTGGCACCAACGAccagcctcctccctggtccAGGACAGGTCAAATAACCGATTCCTTGTTCTTTTAAGAAGTCTGATTTTAGCAggttatttctaatttaatacCAGTGCATTTATCTCAACTCTCACTGAACGTCTTCATGACCATTTTCACAGGCAAAACCCCAAATAAAACAGTACCATTACGTGCCTCTGGACCTGGTGATTGcagagcacagcacagcaagtgAGCTGGGGCTATGGGtgggcaggtggggtgggggacagtgGCTCTGGGAGGGTGTCCTGGTGCGTCTGACCTCCTCACGTGCAGCCCCTGCCCACAGCCTCCCCCACTGGACACTGAGGAGGAGTCCAGTGGTCACTAGGTTCATTCTGCAGAAACCAGGCAGGCCTGCTTGGGCCACACAGGTCTGGAGGTGCAGGTCTGACACAGGCCCAGCACAAGCACGTCTCCAAGTCCTCACAGTGGTGGACTATTCCCAGGGCTGGACACAGACAAGACAGACTGGCTTCCGACAGTCCATAGGTGGTGGTGCTGAGACAGAGGTGAGAGAGCTTCTGTGGTCTGGCTGCAGGTGAATGAGCCAAGGGCACCGAGGCCTCCTGGGGACTGACTCTCTGCCCGGAGCGTGCCTTTGGTCCAGCTGGTCCTTCCTCCATAAGCTTGACGTCTCTAACTGCCAAAACCATCCACAATGGCCAAAGGGAGCAGGTGGAGGAAAGtgggttgggggggggcgggaagCAGGAGGGCTATGCAGCCCACTCACCACCGGCAGCCTGGACTCAGCCCCTATGACTACCACTAATTGGGCCACTGATACCATCTGTGGTTCTTGGAAGTCCAAGAAAGGATTACGAAAAGGCCAGGTGGGCCTGAAGGAATGTGGAGGGCAGTGCAGGGAAGGGAAGCATGAAGGCTGCAGGGACGGTCCATCCGGGTAGGGAGCACACTCGAAGCACAGGGGCCTCAGGTCAGATACGGGAATACCTGCCATGAGGCGAAGCAGACAAGGTGAGCATGAGTACCACAGGGCAACACCCCGGGACTGGGAGTCAGGCCCAGTGCCTTCCTGTCAAGTGAGTCCAGAGGCTCTGCCTGTGGCCACAAGGTAGGCAGACAGGGCAGGGAGCAGACCCCACAGCTTCCATCAGGCAGCACCTGCCTCAGGCCCCCATGAAAACAGGAAACGGAGTGCCCATCCTGCCTGAGCCCACCTGGCCATGGGGGACCACAAGGGCCATCCACCCCCCACGTCAACCTGCCTGAGAGTCCTGAGGCAGCCCCACGTCTGGTGAATGCGGTCTGGCTGCAACACGCCCACAACACAGACAGACATGGACATAACCCATACATgctattaaaaaaggaaacaacagaaGATGAAGAAGACCGTAGCTAAACTGCTTTAAATACTGCATGCTACGCACTTCATGTGTCGGGGGTGGATGGGCGGGCACAGAGGCGGGTCGGCGCGGCCCTCCTGGGGCCAGGGCGGCTCCCACGCCATCTCTGTGACTACAGTTCATGATTCTAAGGTTGAGTGGCCGGGTGCTGACTGATCCTGGACTTAGTTGAACCCGTCAGTGTGGTAGCTGGGGTGGGAGTCAGCTGTGAGCTGGGTGGTCTCCGTGGCAGATGCTGGCTGGATGACGATCGGCGTGTCTGCGGCCTCTGCAAGCAAGCGACGCACATGGTGTGAGGTCAGGCCAGTGAGCTTCACGGCCCCCGACACTGTGTGACACGCTTGGCcgcctggtggctcaactggggTCAGAGGTCGTAGGACAAGCACTCGGAAAGGTGAGGCTGCCTGGACCTCTGCC
This region includes:
- the UCKL1 gene encoding uridine-cytidine kinase-like 1 isoform X5, which codes for MAAPPASADAPRPAPPPLAAGDGPDRPEGKNETTCEDRNAESLDRLLPPVGTGRSPRKRTTSQCKSEPPLLRTSKRTIYTAGRPPWYNEHGTQSKEAFAIGLGGGSASGKTTVARMIIEALDVPWVVLLSMDSFYKVLTRQQQEQAAHNNFNFDHPDAFDFDLIISTLKKLKQGKSVKVPIYDFTTHSRKKDWKTLYGANVIIFEGIMAFADKTLLELLDMKIFVDTDSDIRLVRRLRRDISERGRDIEGVIKQYNKFVKPAFDQYIQPTMRVADIVVPRGSGNTVAIDLIVQHVHSQLEERKLRWDLAALASAHQCHPLPRTLSVLKSTPQVRGMHTIIRDRETSRDEFIFYSKRLMRLLIEHALSFLPFQDCVVQTPQGQDYAGKCYAGKQITGVSILRAGETMEPALRAVCKDVRIGTILIQTNQLTGEPELHYLRLPKDISDDHVILMDCTVSTGAAAMMAVRVLLDHDVPEDKIFLLSLLMAEMGVHSVAYAFPRVRIITTAVDKRVNDLFRIIPGIGNFGDRYFGTDAVPDGSDDEEGGSTG
- the UCKL1 gene encoding uridine-cytidine kinase-like 1 isoform X7, producing the protein MSSPPAYPGIRVSGCWTLGAEGSSNAESLDRLLPPVGTGRSPRKRTTSQCKSEPPLLRTSKRTIYTAGRPPWYNEHGTQSKEAFAIGLGGGSASGKTTVARMIIEALDVPWVVLLSMDSFYKVLTRQQQEQAAHNNFNFDHPDAFDFDLIISTLKKLKQGKSVKVPIYDFTTHSRKKDWKTLYGANVIIFEGIMAFADKTLLELLDMKIFVDTDSDIRLVRRLRRDISERGRDIEGVIKQYNKFVKPAFDQYIQPTMRVADIVVPRGSGNTVAIDLIVQHVHSQLEERKLRWDLAALASAHQCHPLPRTLSVLKSTPQVRGMHTIIRDRETSRDEFIFYSKRLMRLLIEHALSFLPFQDCVVQTPQGQDYAGKCYAGKQITGVSILRAGETMEPALRAVCKDVRIGTILIQTNQLTGEPELHYLRLPKDISDDHVILMDCTVSTGAAAMMAVRVLLDHDVPEDKIFLLSLLMAEMGVHSVAYAFPRVRIITTAVDKRVNDLFRIIPGIGNFGDRYFGTDAVPDGSDDEEGGSTG
- the UCKL1 gene encoding uridine-cytidine kinase-like 1 isoform X1, whose protein sequence is MAAPPASADAPRPAPPPLAAGDGPDRPEGKNETTCEDRNAESLDRLLPPVGTGRSPRKRTTSQCKSEPPLLRTSKRTIYTAGRPPWYNEHGTQSKEAFAIGLGGGSASGKTTVARMIIEALDVPWVVLLSMDSFYKVRVPCGAGCLWEVLGPPHPTPAPPHPTSGGLSLQLPLPPAPPLPPPQVLTRQQQEQAAHNNFNFDHPDAFDFDLIISTLKKLKQGKSVKVPIYDFTTHSRKKDWKTLYGANVIIFEGIMAFADKTLLELLDMKIFVDTDSDIRLVRRLRRDISERGRDIEGVIKQYNKFVKPAFDQYIQPTMRVADIVVPRGSGNTVAIDLIVQHVHSQLEERKLRWDLAALASAHQCHPLPRTLSVLKSTPQVRGMHTIIRDRETSRDEFIFYSKRLMRLLIEHALSFLPFQDCVVQTPQGQDYAGKCYAGKQITGVSILRAGETMEPALRAVCKDVRIGTILIQTNQLTGEPELHYLRLPKDISDDHVILMDCTVSTGAAAMMAVRVLLDHDVPEDKIFLLSLLMAEMGVHSVAYAFPRVRIITTAVDKRVNDLFRIIPGIGNFGDRYFGTDAVPDGSDDEEGGSTG